The proteins below come from a single Zea mays cultivar B73 chromosome 8, Zm-B73-REFERENCE-NAM-5.0, whole genome shotgun sequence genomic window:
- the LOC103634842 gene encoding transcription initiation factor TFIID subunit 15b: MSASYGSEDYRGGGGGGGYGGRGGGGGRGRGGGGGYGGGGGGGGYGGGGSGGYGGGGGGGGRGSGGGGFGGGGRGGGGGGRGGGGRGGGREGDWVCPDASCGNVNFARRAECNKCGAPCPSGGGGGGGGGYNRSGGGGGGYNRGSGDYGSGGGGFDRDGGDYNSGGRGGGSGGGGGYNRSGGSDRGFDDHRGGRGGSYGGRDQENQRGSEGGYSAGGYGQAPPQAPPSYGGPAGDYAAPPSSYGGNNAYGSDSAVPPPNSYSGGPGSYPPSYGAPPPHQYGGAPGGQGGLPPTYDGGYGGRSMPGGGGSGGAPPPYHGGGSGYTGSADPEPAGKVKQCDENCDETCDNARIYISNLPPDVTVEELQELFGGIGQVGRIKQKRGYKDQWPWNIKIYADDSGKAKGDACLAYEDPSAAHSAGGFYNNYDMRGYKISVVMAEKSAPRAAPSYGHGGGRGGGRGGGGRRDNYRDGGGHGPNRNQGGGSRSRPY, encoded by the exons ATGTCAGCGTCTTACGGATCCGAAGACtaccgcggcggcggcggtggcggaggCTACGGTGGCCGAG GTGGCGGCGGCGGTCGTGGGCGCGGAGGCGGGGGAGGATATggaggtggcggcggtggaggaggaTATGGAGGTGGCGGTAGTGGAGGCTACGGCGGCGGCGGGGGTGGAGGTGGCCGAGGCAGTGGCGGCGGAGGGTTCGGTGGTGGAggacgaggaggtggtggagGTGGCCGAGGCGGTGGCGGGCGCGGGGGTGGACGCGAAGGAGACTGGGTTTGCCCTGACGCGAG TTGTGGCAATGTGAACTTTGCGAGGAGGGCTGAATGCAATAAGTGTGGAGCACCTTGCCCAagtggaggtggtggcggcgggggTGGGGGTTATAATAGAtctggtggaggtggtggaggaTACAACCGTGGCAGTGGTGATTATGGTTCTGGAGGTGGTGGTTTCGACCGAGATGGTGGAGACTATAATTCTGGTGGGCGTGGTGGTGGAAGCGGGGGTGGAGGAGGCTACAATCGAAGTGGTGGCAGTGACCGTGGTTTTGATGACCACCGTGGTGGCAGAGGTGGCAGCTATGGGGGACGAGATCAGGAGAACCAAAGGGGTAGTGAAGGTGGCTACAGTGCTGGTGGCTATGGGCAAGCTCCTCCACAAGCTCCTCCTTCGTATGGTGGTCCTGCGGGTGattatgcagcacctccgagctcCTATGGAGGCAACAATGCTTATGGTTCAGATTCTGCAGTGCCGCCTCCTAATAGCTACAGTGGTGGCCCAGGCTCATACCCACCAAGCTATGGTGCCCCGCCTCCACACCAATATGGTGGTGCCCCAGGGGGGCAAGGGGGTCTGCCTCCTACATATGATGGTGGATATGGTGGTCGGTCCATGCCTGGGGGTGGAGGATCTGGGGGTGCACCACCGCCTTATCATGGTGGCGGCAGCGGTTATACTGGTAGTGCTGACCCTGAACCAGCTGGAAAAGTTAAGCAGTGCGATGAAAATTGTGACGAGACATGTGACAACGCAAGGATTTACATCTCAAATTTGCCTCCTGATGTCACTGTTGAGGAATTACAAGAGCTATTTGGAGGAATCGGCCAG GTCGGAAGGATCAAGCAAAAGCGTGGTTACAAAGATCAGTGGCCTTGGAACATAAAAATCTATGCTGATGACTCTGGAAAAGCCAAAGGAGATGCTTGCCTTGCTTATGAAGATCCTTCTGCTGCTCATTCAGCTGGTGGATTTTACAATA ATTATGACATGAGAGGTTATAAAATCAGTGTTGTGATGGCTGAGAAATCAGCACCCAGAGCGGCACCCTCATATGGGCATGG CGGTGGTCGTGGTGGTGGCCGCGGTGGTGGTGGACGCAGGGATAATTACAGAGATGGCGGGGGGCATGGACCCAATAGAAACCAGGGTGGTGGTTCACGTTCACGACCATACTGA